The Humulus lupulus chromosome 7, drHumLupu1.1, whole genome shotgun sequence region ATacgctgcccccatgtttaatgagctcaATCCAGGCATTGTGAGGCCCGAAATACAAGCACCTCAGTTTGAGCTCAAGCCGGTTATGTTTCAAATGCTCCAAACCGTGGGGCAGTTTAGTGGGATGCCAACGGAAGATCCTCATCTCCACCTTCGTTCATTTTTAGAGGTGAGCGATTATTTTAAGCTTCAAGGAGTAAGTGAAGAGGCGTTAAGGCTGAAGTTATTCCCGTTCTCTTTAAGGgaccgagctagatcatggctcaacacccttcctcccgaTTCTGTTACAAATTGGAATGACTTGGCTGAGAAATTTCTAAGAAAATACTTCCCTCCCACCAGAAATGCAAAGTTCAGAAGCGAAATTATGTCTTTTCAGCAGCTTGAAGACGAGTCCACTAGTGATGtgtgggaaagatttaaagagcTTTTGAGAAAATGTCCACACCACGGCATAccacattgtatacaaatggagacGTTCTACAATGGTCTCAATGCAGCCTCTCGGATGGTATTAGACGCCTCAGCCAATGGTGCCATTCTTTCCAAGTCTTACAACgaagcatttgagattttggaaagaattgcaagcaacaattatcaatggtccaacACTAGAGCTCCTACAAGTAGAAAGGTGGCGGGAGTTCTTGAAGTAGATGCCTTAACGGCTTTAACAGCTCAAATGGCCTCAATGACCAACATTTTAAAGAATCTGAGTTTGGGAGGAAGCATTCAGCCAGCTGCTGCCATTCAAAGTGGAGACATCTcatgtgtttattgtggagatgggcacatGTTTGAGAATTGTCCTTCAAATCCAGCCTCGGTTTGCTATGTAGGTAATCAGAATTTTAACCGTAACAACAACCCATATTCAAATTCTTATAATGCAGCGTGGAGGCAACATCCAAATCTGtcatgggggggtcaaggagcaagttcaagtGGAGCGCCAGCACAAGGGAAACAGTCATTTCCGCCAGGTTTTTCTCAACAGCCAAGGGCTCAGCAACCTCACCAATCTCAAGGCTCTCAATCTAGTtctttggagagtttaatgagGGATTATATGGCAAAGAATGATGCTGTGATTCAGAGCCAAGCAGCGTCTCTTCGTAATCTGGAAATTCAGTTGGAGCACCTGGCTAATGATCTGAAAAATAGGCCACAAGGTTCTTTGCCTAGTGACACTGAGAATCCGAGGAGGGATGGTAAAGAACATTGCAAAGCAATTAATTTACGAAGTGGGAAAATTCTGGAAAATGATGATGAGAAAACAAAAGGCAGCagggagcccacttcaatccaaactgAAGGGGAAACGAGTAAAAAATCAGCAAGTTCAGCTGCTGAAATTGGCCCAGTTGATACAGCATCGGGTCAGCATTCTGTTACAGAAAAGACTTTGCAtaagccacctccaccatttccgCAACGTTTTAAAAAACAGCAGCAAGATGGGCAGTTCAGGAAGTTTCTGGATGTATTGAAACAGCTCCATATCAATATTCCTTTGGTGGAAGCATTGGAGCAAATGCCCAATTACGTTAAGTTCTTGAAAGATATTTTGACGAAGAAAAGGAGGCTGGGTGAGTTCGAAACTGTTGCTCTCACAGAAGGTTGCAGTGCTATGTTGAAAAGTAAAATCCCTCCTAAATTAAAAGATCCAGGCAGTTTTAGGATCCCATGTTCTATTGGTGGAAGAGATGTGGGAAGAGCGTTATGCGATTTGGGCGCTAGTATTAATCTAATGCCTATGTCTATTTTCAAGAAGCTGGGTATTGGTGAAGCTCGACCAACCACAGTTACATTGCAGTTAGCGGACAGATTCATGGCTCATCCGAAAGGGAAGATTGAGGACGTGTTAGTACAGGTTGACAAGTTTATATTCCCAGCCGACTTCATTATTCTTGATTATGAAGCAGATCGAGAAGTACCCATCATTTTGGGGAGGGCGTTTCTTGCCACAGGACGGACGTTGATTGATGTGCAAAATGGTGAACTCATCATGAGGGTGAATGATCAACAAGTTACATTTAGTGTGTTCAAAGCCATGAAGTTTCCGGATGAAATTGAAGAATGCTCTAGTTTAAGTGTAATTGAGACACTTGTGGCTGAAACTTTCAACAAGGAAATTTGCACAGCTGATTTGGGGGTGAAGATTTTTGAAGATGATGAAGATTCTAGCAGTGAAGAGGAGTCTCAAGTTACTTAGGTAGAGTCACATAAACCAGCCAGGAATTTCAGTAAGTATTCTGAGTCTTTAAATCTGTCTGAAGGAAACTTTAAGCCTCCAAAGTCGTCCATTCAAGAACCACCAAAGCTGGAATTGAAGCCGCTGCCCAACCATTTAAAATATGCTTATTTGGGGGACAATGAAACGCTACCGGTAATTATTTCTGCATATTTAGAGGCTGAGGCTGAAGCTGAAGGTTCATTGTTGGAATTATTGAAGAAATACAAGAAAGCAATCGGCTGGACTATGGCTGATATACAAGGTATTAGCCCAACACTGTGTATGCATAAAATTCTACTGGAGTCTGGTTGTAGCAATTCTGTTGAGCAGCAAAGGAGGTTGAATCCAGTTATGAAGGAAGTTGTTCGAAAGGAGGTGATAAAGTGGCTGGATTACGGCATTGTCTATCCTATTTCAGACAGTTCATGGGTTAGCCCAGTTCAGTGTGTGCCTAAAAAAGGAGGAGTTACAGTTGTGACCAATGACAACAACGAGTTGATTCCCACAAGAACGGTGACTGGTTGGAGAGTGTGTATGGATTACAGGAAGCTTAACAAAGCTACACGGAAAGACCATTTCCCGCTGCCATTTATTGACCAAATGTTAGATCGGCTGGCTGGAAAAGAATTTTTCTGTTTTCTTGACGGATATTCCGGTTACAACCAGATTTCTATAGCTCCAGAAGACCAGGAGAAAACAACATTTACGTGTTCCTACGGCACCTTTGCCTTTAGGAGGATGCCGTTTGGCTTATGCAACGCCCCAGCCAcctttcaaaggtgtatgatggtGATCTTCTCAGACATGGCAGAAAGTATAGTGGAAATTTTTATGGACGACTTCTCAGTTTATGGGGAATCTTTTGACAGTTGCTTGGCCAATTTGGAGCAGGTTTTATCGAGGTGTGAAGAGACCCACTTAGTCCTCaactgggaaaaatgccattttatggtgaaagagggcATAGTGTTGGGTCATAAAGTCTCTAATAAAGGCATTGAGGTAGACAAAGCGAAGCTGGAAGTAATTGAAAAATTGCCACCACCGACAACTGTTAAAGGCATTAGAAGCTTTTTGGGACACGCGGGGTTCTATAGGCggtttattaaggattttggAAAGGTCTCAAAGCTTCTTTGTTCACTGTTGGAACAAAACCGCCAgtttgattttaatgatgatTGTCATGAGGCATTTGTGAAGTTGAAAAAGGCATTAATAACTGCTCCAGTGATTGTGGCTCCCGACTGGTCTTTACCATTTGAACTCATGTGTGACGCGAGTGATTTTGCCATTGGGGCAGTCCTTGGGCAGCGAAGAGGAAAGATTTTCCATTCAATTTATTATGCGAGTAAGACGTTGATTGATGCTCAAATAAACTACTCCATCACTGAAAAGGAGTTGCTGGCTGTGGTATTTGCATTTGAAAAATTCAGATCTTATCTAGTGGGAACAAAGGTGATCGTGTACACTGACCATTCAGCAATTAAGTACCTCATAGCAAAGAAAGATTCCAAACCGAGACTCATTCGCTGGGTATTGTTGCTACAAGAATTTGATCTCGAAATCCGCGACCGCAAGGGCACCGAGAACCAAGTGGCTGATCACTTGTCTTGGTTGGAAACAAGTGTTGACAGCAAGGAAGAAATGCAAATTCAAGACTCATTCCCAGACGAACAGCTGCTGGTTATAACCCAGGAGAATATTCCATGGTACACTGATGTGGTGAACTATTTGGTGAGTGGATTACAGCCCCCAGATTTAAACAAGCAGCAGCTAAAAAAATTCTTTCTCGATGTCAGATTTTATTATTGGGTTGAGCCATACCTGTATAAACAATGTCCCGACCGGATAATGAGGCGTTGTGTGCCTGAAAATGAAGTGTCCAGCATCTTAGAACACTGCCACTCAGCTCCATATGGTGGCCATTTCGGTGGACAGCGGACAGCAGCTAAAGTGTTTCAATCCGGATATTATTGGCCATCTATTTTTAAAAACGCCCGTGAGTTTGCTAAGAAGTGTGATCGCTGCCAGCGTGTGGGAAACATTTCAGCAAGAAATGAAATGCCTCTGAACTGCATCCTGGAAGGTGAGTTGTTTGatgtatggggaattgactttaTGGGGCCATTTCCACAGTCATTTGGAAATCTGTATATCTTGGTGGCAGtagactatgtgtctaaatgggtggagGCAGTGGCGAGTCCTACCAATGATTCTAAAGTGGTAATGAAATTTTTACATAAACATGTGTTCACACGTTTTGGGACCCCAAGGGCTCTTATTAGTGACGAAGGAACCCATTTTGTCAACAAGATATTGGCTGCTTTGTTAGCCAAATACAGTGTCAAGCACAAGATTGCCACCGCTTACCACCCTCAAACAAACGAGCAAGCGGAAATCTCTAACAGAGAGATCAAGGGGATTTTGGAGAAGGTGGTGAATCCTAGTCGAAAAGACTGGTCACAGCGACTGGATGATACTCTTTGGGCTTATTGAACGGCCTTCAAAACCCCTTTGGGCATGTCACCATATCGCCTAGTTTTTGGGAAAGCTTGTCACCTTCCCGTGGAATTGGAGCACAAGGCCTTTTGGGCGTTGAAAAAGTTCAATATGGATCTCCAAGCTGTTGGAGAAGCTAGAAAAATGCAGCTCAATGAGCTGGAGGAGAGGAGGCTATTCTCCTATGAAAATGCCAAGTTGTACAAAGAAAAAACTAAGCGGTGGCATGACCAGAAAATTCATGAGCGAGTGTTTGAGAAAGGTCAGAAAGTTTTGCTGTTCAACTCGCGTTTGAAGCTGTTTCCTGGGAAGCTGAAGTCCCGCTGGTCTGGCCCATTTACAGTGGTGGAAGTCTACCCTTTCGAAGTTGTTACAGTTCGTGAAGATCAGTCCGGAAAGGAGTTTAAAGTGAATGGGCAGAGGCTGAAACATTACTGGGGTGGGGAGGTCGACAGAGAAAAGACCTCCATCAGTTTAAAGGATGCTTGAAGGAGAGGAATTATGGGTTGCCATGTATTTAATGTAACACATTTGGGCAACCCAGGAGTAAAAGGCAGattgtaaataaataatatatgtaacTAAGTTTGGGGTGTATCACCCTttttaaagaaatatatatatataaataaatagaaaaaaaagaagagaaaaatataTACTATATAGATAGACTTGTGTTTTCTTGAGGTTACTAAGTGTGTTTGCTAGTGTTTGTAATGATTTATTGCAGGTGGAAGAAAGGAAGCTGTAATATGGGAAGCTGGGCAAGTTTGGTGAAAGgcagaaaattttcaaaaaaaaaaaagaaactggAAGTCCCAGTT contains the following coding sequences:
- the LOC133791434 gene encoding uncharacterized protein LOC133791434 yields the protein MDLQAVGEARKMQLNELEERRLFSYENAKLYKEKTKRWHDQKIHERVFEKGQKVLLFNSRLKLFPGKLKSRWSGPFTVVEVYPFEVVTVREDQSGKEFKVNGQRLKHYWGGEVDREKTSISLKDA